The Meleagris gallopavo isolate NT-WF06-2002-E0010 breed Aviagen turkey brand Nicholas breeding stock chromosome 10, Turkey_5.1, whole genome shotgun sequence genome contains a region encoding:
- the LOC116216967 gene encoding choline transporter-like protein 3, with translation MAFNYHRELQAWVVPLLLVGFFAYLMSHSFLSVFEVTLDTMFLCFAIDMETNDGSAEKPYFVDQELLMFVNQNNKLTDRQKHRSMRRDSEDGTELQPMT, from the exons ATGGCATTTAACTACCACCGGGAGCTGCAAGCTTGGGTAGTTCCTCTGTTGCTGGTTGGATTTTTTGCCTACTTGATGTCCCACAGCTTTCTGTCTGTGTTTGAAGTGACACTGGATACCATGTTCCTCTGCTTTGCTATTGATATGGAAACAAATGATGGATCTGCAGAGAAGCCATACTTTGTGGACCAGGAACTGTTG aTGTTTGTGAATCAAAATAACAAGTTAACAGACAGgcaaaaacacagaagcatGAGACGGGACAGTGAAGATGGGACAGAGCTCCAACCCATG ACTTGA
- the CNN3 gene encoding calponin-3: LLVLQIALKYDPQIEEDLRNWIEEVTGLSIGANFQLGLKDGIILCELINKLQPGSVKKINQSKLNWHQLENIGNFIKAIQVYGMKPHDIFEANDLFENGNMTQVQTTLVALAGLAKTKGFHTTIDIGVKYAEKQARSFDAGKLKAGQSVIGLQMGTNKCASQAGMTAYGTRRHLYDPKMQTDKPFDQTTISLQMGTNKGASQAGMLAPGTRRDIYDQKHILQPVDNSTISLQMGTNKVASQKGMSVYGLGRQVYDPKYCAAPTEPVIHNGSQGTGTNGSEISDSDYQAEYPDDYHGEYQDDYQRDYHGQYSDQGIDY; this comes from the exons CTGCTTGTGTTACAGATTGCCCTGAAGTATGATCCCCAGATAGAAGAAGACCTGCGTAACTGGATAGAAGAGGTTACAGGCCTGAGCATTGGTGCAAACTTCCAGCTGGGACTGAAAGATGGCATCATTTTATGCGA GCTTATAAATAAGCTGCAGCCAGGatcagtgaagaaaattaatcaaTCAAAACTAAATTGGCACcag cTGGAGAACATTGGGAATTTTATCAAAGCAATCCAAGTCTATGGCATGAAGCCACATGATATTTTTGAAGCCAATGAtctttttgaaaatggaaatatgaCTCAAGTGCAGACTACTCTCGTGGCACTAGCAGGTCTG GCAAAAACCAAAGGTTTTCATACTACAATTGATATTGGTGTCAAATATGCTGAGAAACAAGCACGAAGTTTTGATGCAGGAAAACTAAAAGCTGGTCAAAGTGTAATTGGCCTTCAG ATGGGCACCAATAAGTGTGCCAGTCAGGCAGGCATGACTGCTTATGGAACTAGAAGACACCTCTACGATCCAAAAATGCAAACTGATAAGCCATTTGACCAGACAACAATCAGCCTACAGATGGGCACTAATAAAGGAGCCAGTCAG GCTGGTATGCTGGCACCAGGTACCAGAAGAGACATCTATGATCAGAAGCACATATTGCAACCTGTGGATAACTCGACTATTTCATTACAAATGGGCACCAACAAAGTAGCTTCACAGAAGGGAATGAGTGTGTATGGGCTTGGACGGCAAGTGTACGACCCCAAGTACTGTGCTGCACCAACAGAACCCGTCATTCATAATGGCAGCCAAGGAACAGGAACTAATGGGTCAGAAATCAGCGATAGCGATTATCAGGCAGAATACCCAGATGACTATCACGGAGAGTACCAAGATGACTATCAAAGAGATTACCATGGTCAGTACAGTGACCAAGGCATTGATTACTAG